In the Leptospira sp. WS4.C2 genome, one interval contains:
- a CDS encoding YqjF family protein has product MKKEIENILSSSAHRPWQIPNHKWFWYQEWNDVIFLHYRIEENTLRDLVPRSLELDSFDGSFWVSVVAFSMNQIHSRYTFPIQYFSNFHEVNLRTYVKNNNQPGVYFLSIEAEKWIPTIIANLLSGLPYKHSHINRSPNSYSLLGKRGNIEIKYKVTNPQNNPERIDLWLTERYCLYKGTNEDPIPLEILHKPWELYGINIRSLDIKYNQFDHCVDFHHPTLCHYSPGVKVIAWN; this is encoded by the coding sequence ATGAAAAAAGAAATCGAAAACATTCTATCCTCTTCCGCACATAGACCTTGGCAAATCCCAAATCATAAGTGGTTCTGGTATCAAGAATGGAATGATGTTATATTTTTACATTATCGAATCGAAGAAAACACATTAAGAGATTTAGTTCCACGTTCTTTGGAATTGGATTCTTTCGATGGGTCGTTTTGGGTTTCTGTCGTTGCATTCTCAATGAATCAAATTCATTCTAGGTATACATTTCCCATACAATACTTTTCTAATTTTCATGAAGTGAACTTACGAACTTATGTAAAAAATAACAATCAGCCAGGAGTCTATTTCTTAAGCATTGAAGCAGAGAAATGGATTCCCACTATCATCGCAAATCTTCTTTCTGGATTACCTTACAAACATTCCCATATAAACAGATCACCAAATTCTTATTCATTACTAGGAAAACGTGGGAATATAGAAATAAAATATAAGGTAACGAATCCGCAAAACAATCCCGAAAGAATTGATTTATGGTTAACAGAAAGGTATTGTTTGTATAAAGGTACAAATGAAGATCCAATTCCTTTGGAAATCCTTCATAAACCTTGGGAGTTATATGGAATCAACATCAGAAGTTTAGATATCAAATACAACCAGTTCGACCATTGTGTTGACTTTCACCATCCAACCTTATGTCATTATTCGCCAGGTGTAAAAGTAATCGCCTGGAATTAA
- a CDS encoding STAS domain-containing protein, with the protein MEINLKKNADAYVISISGSLDIYTSLDFKNFLETNVPTQPTENLHVIINLEKLNYIDSSGIGMLIKQLNYVQELKGKFSIANMKPAIEKVFKVAGLTSYFQTIGEDEYREKYAV; encoded by the coding sequence ATGGAAATAAATCTGAAAAAGAATGCAGACGCCTACGTGATCAGCATTTCCGGAAGTTTGGACATTTACACTTCCCTGGATTTTAAAAACTTCCTGGAAACCAATGTTCCTACACAACCCACTGAAAATCTGCATGTCATCATCAATTTAGAGAAACTCAATTATATAGATTCCTCTGGAATTGGAATGCTTATCAAACAACTGAATTATGTCCAAGAATTGAAGGGTAAATTCTCCATTGCCAATATGAAACCGGCCATTGAAAAGGTTTTCAAAGTAGCAGGGCTTACAAGTTACTTTCAAACCATTGGGGAAGATGAATACCGCGAAAAATACGCAGTTTAG
- a CDS encoding TIGR00730 family Rossman fold protein, translating to MNQIKNIAIYCGSSPGLNPYYMNAAFALGEFLGSNQIGLVYGGASVGLMGAVANGCLSKKGSVTGVLPKFLKKKEIEHSGLGQLILVESMHERKLKMFDLSDAFVILPGGLGTMEEFFEVITWSQLGLHQKPIIILNWLGFYDPLLKLLKTMVESGFLKKENAALVQVLETSKDLLQTILNYSPSKAEKWLSEDNV from the coding sequence ATGAATCAAATTAAGAACATTGCCATATATTGTGGATCTTCACCTGGACTTAACCCCTACTACATGAACGCAGCATTTGCGTTAGGCGAATTTCTAGGATCTAATCAAATTGGCTTGGTCTACGGGGGAGCCAGTGTAGGTCTCATGGGAGCTGTGGCGAACGGCTGTTTGTCAAAAAAAGGATCGGTTACGGGTGTTTTGCCAAAATTTTTAAAAAAGAAAGAAATTGAGCATAGTGGACTTGGACAACTAATCCTTGTGGAAAGTATGCACGAAAGAAAATTAAAAATGTTCGATTTGTCCGATGCCTTTGTGATTTTGCCTGGAGGGCTTGGGACCATGGAAGAATTTTTTGAAGTGATCACATGGTCTCAGTTAGGTTTACATCAAAAACCGATCATCATTCTCAACTGGCTTGGATTTTATGATCCCCTCCTAAAACTATTGAAAACTATGGTAGAGTCTGGATTTCTCAAAAAAGAAAATGCTGCCCTCGTACAAGTTCTAGAAACTTCAAAGGATCTGCTCCAAACCATTCTAAACTATTCACCGTCTAAGGCAGAGAAATGGTTGTCTGAAGACAATGTATAA
- a CDS encoding alcohol dehydrogenase catalytic domain-containing protein: protein MRRLMFRKKGILEWEEIEPLTITGQNQVIIEPISIARCDLDLPILRGETLFRAPFPVGHEFVGNIKSVSEDLVNEYSLGTTVAVPFQISCGSCPACLNHHANSCESVPYTSGNGMPPGAHSFGGAIADEIKIPFAKQMLFEIDKKIDPVGIASFSDNIAEVWKLAGRFLEQKKDPKVLVVGGHAGSIGLYTALFLHQTKKAEVLYADTDITKIQLAESLGIPVEFYSNFPKPTKKYDLVCDASANKQGWDFAVRSLGRNAIFSSASIFWTNQWEIPYLEMYNQGVEIHLGRVESKDSMEALYPYILSGTFTPEKIVTKTANFNEAKEAWLEESIKLVITK, encoded by the coding sequence ATGCGTAGACTAATGTTTCGTAAAAAAGGCATTTTAGAATGGGAGGAGATAGAACCACTCACAATCACTGGCCAAAACCAAGTGATCATAGAACCCATATCGATTGCTCGTTGCGATCTGGATCTCCCCATCCTTCGCGGAGAAACTTTATTCCGAGCTCCTTTCCCCGTAGGACATGAGTTTGTCGGTAATATCAAATCCGTTTCAGAAGATTTGGTAAATGAATATTCTCTTGGAACGACAGTTGCCGTTCCCTTTCAAATTTCCTGTGGATCTTGTCCCGCTTGTTTAAACCATCATGCCAATTCCTGCGAGTCAGTTCCTTATACATCGGGGAATGGAATGCCGCCAGGAGCTCATTCTTTTGGCGGGGCCATAGCTGACGAAATCAAAATTCCGTTCGCAAAACAAATGCTATTTGAAATCGATAAAAAAATTGATCCCGTTGGTATTGCCAGCTTCAGTGATAATATTGCCGAAGTATGGAAACTCGCAGGAAGATTTTTAGAGCAAAAAAAAGATCCGAAGGTTCTCGTTGTGGGTGGTCATGCGGGTAGTATTGGCCTTTATACAGCTTTGTTTCTCCACCAAACAAAAAAAGCCGAAGTGTTGTATGCTGATACTGATATAACAAAAATTCAATTGGCTGAATCTTTAGGTATCCCAGTAGAATTCTATTCAAACTTTCCGAAGCCAACCAAAAAATACGATTTGGTTTGTGATGCATCCGCTAACAAACAAGGTTGGGATTTTGCCGTTCGTTCTCTTGGTAGAAATGCAATTTTTAGTTCTGCCTCTATCTTTTGGACCAACCAATGGGAAATTCCTTATTTGGAAATGTACAACCAAGGAGTAGAAATCCATTTAGGCCGTGTAGAATCCAAAGATTCCATGGAAGCACTATACCCTTATATTTTATCAGGAACCTTTACCCCAGAAAAAATTGTGACAAAAACAGCTAACTTTAATGAGGCGAAGGAAGCATGGCTCGAAGAATCCATCAAGTTGGTGATTACAAAATGA
- the mrdA gene encoding penicillin-binding protein 2, with translation MSQSASEFRLETSFRKRLYFFTGMVVFTLTAYILQLFNLQIVQGSENSLKAERFVRRSESIPADRGNIFDRNFLTPETSQPLVSNSASLDVILNTSLLKNDPRKVKDFIYKFCEALSIPIVYYEKELQDSRMIKKIRSREPFVLLEGISREQQERILVLDNINKYVYLVSSPARVYHMGPALSHVTGYVGKPTTSDLQEKEIKTYQLIGKGGIESLYDTTLRGQDGFRIQKRNTEGNIEEERVIEHSVPGNNLVLTIDRDMQIAAYRALKGVRGTVLAIKATTGEVLAMASNPSYDPNILSGKNKLERSNHFTRVTNNGGFLNLAIQSRFPPASTFKTLVGLAAMESEHKINFDPKQTFSCPANFTLKSTFKGVPDQVFYNWDKKNHGDLNLAQALEKSNSVYFYQLGYKLGAEPILAYCRLFGLDKKTGIDLPGEATGFIPSSDWKKRTYGNKWFDGDTVNLSIGQGFISVTPIEMALFYMAVVNNGKIYKPYVVSEIRSPLDNSLIQKTEPTILRDIPLKRSTVEALKEGLYLVGYSGTASGVLNSPTLPEIAGKTGTAQTRRRGASSSNHAWFIGYAPVNAPPEKQILVAAFVEYGVGGAASAAPAAREVFKAAFPPGSFPRTDRSRAKTMLEEAPVEQEAF, from the coding sequence ATGAGCCAGTCGGCATCCGAGTTTCGCTTAGAAACTAGTTTTCGTAAACGACTGTATTTTTTTACGGGTATGGTTGTTTTTACATTAACAGCCTATATCCTTCAATTATTCAATCTACAGATTGTACAAGGAAGTGAGAACTCGTTAAAAGCCGAACGTTTTGTCCGCAGAAGTGAGTCCATTCCCGCTGATCGTGGAAATATTTTTGATCGTAATTTTCTCACTCCAGAAACAAGCCAACCACTAGTATCAAACTCAGCATCATTAGATGTGATTCTTAATACTAGTTTATTAAAGAATGATCCGAGAAAGGTGAAGGATTTTATTTACAAATTCTGCGAAGCTCTATCTATCCCCATCGTTTATTACGAAAAAGAACTCCAAGATTCCCGAATGATTAAAAAAATTCGGTCACGCGAACCATTTGTACTTTTAGAAGGAATCTCACGCGAACAACAAGAACGAATTCTTGTATTAGATAATATCAATAAATATGTTTATTTGGTTTCTTCCCCTGCTCGAGTTTATCATATGGGACCTGCTCTTTCGCATGTGACAGGTTATGTGGGAAAACCAACAACTAGCGATCTCCAAGAAAAAGAAATCAAAACATACCAACTCATTGGTAAAGGTGGAATTGAATCTCTCTATGACACAACCCTTCGTGGCCAAGATGGGTTTCGTATCCAAAAAAGAAACACCGAAGGAAATATTGAAGAAGAACGTGTGATCGAACATTCGGTTCCCGGAAACAATTTAGTTTTGACCATTGACCGGGATATGCAGATAGCCGCCTATCGTGCATTAAAAGGTGTTCGGGGAACGGTTCTTGCCATCAAAGCAACGACCGGTGAAGTTTTGGCCATGGCATCCAATCCTTCTTATGATCCAAATATCCTTTCTGGGAAAAACAAATTGGAACGTTCTAACCACTTTACACGCGTTACAAACAATGGTGGTTTTTTAAATTTAGCTATTCAATCTAGGTTTCCACCGGCTTCGACTTTCAAAACCCTAGTGGGTCTTGCCGCCATGGAGAGTGAACATAAAATCAATTTTGATCCAAAACAAACATTCTCCTGTCCTGCAAATTTTACATTGAAATCAACATTCAAAGGTGTGCCAGACCAAGTATTCTATAACTGGGACAAAAAAAATCACGGGGATCTCAACCTAGCTCAAGCTCTGGAAAAATCTAATTCAGTTTATTTTTATCAATTGGGATATAAGTTAGGGGCCGAACCAATCCTCGCCTACTGCAGGTTATTTGGTTTAGATAAAAAAACTGGAATCGACCTTCCAGGGGAAGCCACTGGCTTCATTCCTAGTTCTGACTGGAAAAAAAGAACTTATGGGAACAAATGGTTTGATGGGGACACTGTGAACCTTTCCATCGGACAAGGTTTTATTTCAGTGACTCCGATTGAGATGGCATTATTTTATATGGCCGTCGTTAATAATGGAAAAATCTATAAACCTTATGTAGTTTCAGAAATTAGAAGTCCTCTCGATAACTCTCTCATCCAAAAAACGGAACCTACGATTTTGAGAGACATCCCCCTCAAACGTTCCACCGTAGAAGCTCTGAAAGAAGGATTGTATTTGGTTGGATATTCGGGAACGGCATCCGGTGTTCTCAACTCACCGACACTTCCGGAAATTGCAGGTAAAACAGGAACAGCTCAAACAAGACGAAGAGGTGCTTCTTCGTCAAACCATGCTTGGTTTATTGGATATGCTCCTGTAAATGCCCCGCCCGAAAAACAGATATTAGTTGCTGCATTCGTAGAATATGGAGTAGGTGGAGCGGCTTCTGCTGCTCCTGCCGCAAGGGAAGTATTTAAAGCTGCCTTCCCACCAGGGTCTTTTCCAAGAACAGACAGGTCTCGTGCCAAAACCATGTTAGAAGAAGCACCAGTAGAACAAGAGGCATTTTAA
- a CDS encoding DUF4846 domain-containing protein → MKSRKSPFETLTVSPALFHFFLIGMVLTMLSFCFQNLYADSIQERFPPPNGFQRVYFTNESFATYLQNFPLKPKGSSVSLYDGRIKTNQVHVAVLDFPLLKEDLIQCADAVMKLRAEYFYSQKKYHQIHFKISNGMEVEFSRFAKGERVQVVGNKSQWKKGKYKQGTGRDVFEEYLRFIYSYAGTISLKSELKKKSLPNLIPGDVWIEAGSPGHVVMVVDQVTGKDGQTLFLLAQSYMPSQEMHILKSESKYSPWFELPGNQSFPTPEWEFPAKEIYGFIK, encoded by the coding sequence ATGAAATCCAGGAAATCCCCATTTGAAACTTTGACAGTTTCACCTGCGCTATTCCACTTTTTTCTGATTGGGATGGTTCTTACCATGCTTTCATTTTGTTTCCAAAACCTTTATGCTGACTCCATTCAGGAACGATTCCCTCCACCTAATGGATTTCAACGAGTCTACTTTACTAACGAAAGTTTTGCGACTTATTTACAAAACTTTCCATTAAAACCGAAAGGAAGTTCAGTTTCTCTCTACGATGGAAGGATCAAAACCAACCAAGTCCATGTTGCCGTTTTGGACTTTCCCCTCCTGAAAGAAGATTTGATCCAATGCGCAGATGCAGTGATGAAATTAAGGGCTGAATACTTTTATTCACAAAAAAAATATCACCAAATCCATTTTAAAATCAGCAATGGGATGGAGGTTGAGTTTTCTCGGTTTGCCAAAGGAGAAAGAGTCCAAGTTGTAGGAAACAAATCCCAATGGAAAAAAGGGAAATACAAACAAGGAACAGGACGCGATGTATTCGAAGAATATTTACGATTTATTTATAGTTATGCAGGAACGATTTCCTTAAAATCAGAACTAAAGAAAAAATCCCTCCCAAACTTAATTCCTGGGGATGTATGGATCGAGGCAGGATCGCCAGGCCATGTGGTTATGGTTGTGGACCAAGTAACAGGAAAAGATGGACAAACTTTATTTCTTTTGGCGCAAAGTTATATGCCTTCTCAAGAAATGCATATTCTAAAGTCTGAAAGTAAATACTCTCCATGGTTTGAACTTCCCGGGAACCAATCCTTTCCCACCCCCGAATGGGAATTTCCTGCGAAAGAAATTTATGGATTTATCAAATGA
- a CDS encoding bifunctional riboflavin kinase/FAD synthetase, with the protein MKIIRSLESIQNEFQTGSSLTLGNFDGIHVGHQTLLLRTVEKARELGLPSVVVTYYPNPSVVLGKKPNFKYLSSEKEKEELIRGFGIDYLLVLDFTLELSKMPAEDFLEKIMIQTLNAKHIVIGYNHFFGAERRGDFNLLDSNKSKYGYAVELKEAVLKKESKISSSLIRGFLEKGEMEEAKILLGRNYHITGIVFEGAKRGRTIDFPTANIKVPEDKLLPAIGVYACFAKFNGHDHKGMVNIGHNPTFDGLGLHVEVNVFDFDGDLYGKEVELEIVHKIRDEKKFSGLDELKGQLTKDKEESIRILNFN; encoded by the coding sequence TTGAAAATTATTCGCTCTTTAGAATCGATCCAAAACGAGTTTCAAACTGGCTCATCCTTGACACTCGGAAACTTTGATGGGATCCACGTTGGCCACCAAACCCTACTTCTCCGAACTGTGGAAAAAGCAAGGGAGTTAGGTCTCCCCTCAGTCGTTGTGACATACTACCCCAACCCTTCTGTGGTGCTTGGCAAAAAACCAAATTTCAAATATCTATCATCCGAAAAGGAAAAAGAAGAACTCATTCGCGGTTTTGGAATCGACTATTTATTAGTTTTAGATTTTACATTAGAACTTTCTAAAATGCCTGCAGAAGATTTTTTAGAGAAGATTATGATTCAAACTTTGAATGCCAAACATATTGTGATTGGTTATAATCATTTTTTTGGAGCCGAACGTCGCGGTGACTTTAATCTTTTAGATTCTAATAAATCTAAGTATGGTTATGCGGTAGAATTAAAGGAAGCCGTTTTAAAAAAGGAAAGTAAAATCTCTTCTTCTCTTATTCGTGGTTTTTTAGAAAAAGGGGAAATGGAGGAAGCTAAAATCCTTTTGGGTAGGAATTATCATATAACAGGCATTGTTTTTGAAGGTGCAAAACGAGGACGGACCATTGATTTTCCTACGGCAAACATTAAAGTTCCAGAGGATAAACTTTTACCGGCTATCGGTGTTTATGCTTGTTTTGCAAAATTTAACGGCCATGATCATAAGGGAATGGTAAACATTGGACACAATCCGACTTTTGATGGATTAGGACTTCATGTAGAAGTGAATGTTTTTGATTTTGATGGAGATTTATACGGAAAAGAAGTGGAATTGGAAATAGTTCATAAAATCCGTGATGAAAAAAAATTCAGTGGTTTAGATGAGTTGAAAGGCCAGCTAACAAAAGATAAAGAGGAGAGTATTCGTATTTTAAATTTTAACTAA
- the mreD gene encoding rod shape-determining protein MreD, producing MILDKLFIIIGLLLSHFLNGSNLFELGNAIRPDFMVIFVVFFALRKGPLYGLWLGFFGGLLTDTALGGEIGGDNIVYYKIGLHSFSYAIIGYIVGKVMRSSYTENYISITIYILGFTLVSRIITYLLFLMFFHSNHSYSFLYVSLYNAFIGPALFFLFSWAFRLDADEVRQ from the coding sequence ATGATTTTAGATAAACTTTTTATCATTATCGGATTGTTACTCTCTCACTTCTTAAATGGATCCAATCTATTTGAATTGGGAAATGCAATTAGGCCAGACTTTATGGTGATCTTTGTTGTCTTTTTTGCACTCCGAAAAGGACCACTCTATGGACTTTGGTTGGGATTTTTTGGTGGCCTACTCACCGATACGGCGCTAGGTGGTGAGATTGGTGGAGATAATATTGTCTATTACAAAATTGGACTCCATTCCTTTTCCTATGCCATCATAGGATATATCGTTGGGAAGGTGATGAGATCTTCCTATACTGAAAATTATATCTCCATTACTATCTATATCCTTGGATTTACATTGGTTTCAAGAATCATCACTTATCTTCTATTTTTGATGTTTTTTCACTCCAATCATAGTTATTCCTTTTTGTATGTTTCTTTGTACAATGCATTCATTGGTCCTGCGTTGTTCTTTTTATTCTCATGGGCATTCCGATTAGATGCAGATGAGGTGAGGCAATGA
- the mreC gene encoding rod shape-determining protein MreC has translation MKWNRINQNDELFSLLFVFLFSFTSLIWNGNFMVRGIASFQGVGDFFSGSFDSFGSLIKSSYNKLESFERVREERDSCLNVMEEYRQLSKDVERLKAENAILRQELNFPLHTDYPSVRAEVLSVRLNAIYRTIIINKGSEVGIKPYMPVVARALDEKGKFTEALVGKIIAVSKGSAVIQPIINSNFSMGVAIPGTNLWASLNGNSGRGTDVLLDYIDAGIVIDPKAIGNFPMGPNPPPTSASTMFTEGFSKIGKAVFSSGGSGVFPSGIPVGTIIEEGPRNGSFKTAILRPFVEFDKLLHVIVLKKQPEKWREEWPAEKTIQIDGPYFGEIDFPKEKDYNKKEKEKDKRQGNFPSTFGTPQYTKPSVNTNVPDSSPTTPSAPSSQEAPKEVTP, from the coding sequence ATGAAGTGGAATCGCATCAATCAAAATGACGAATTGTTTTCCCTACTCTTCGTATTCCTGTTTTCCTTTACTTCCCTAATTTGGAACGGCAACTTCATGGTGAGAGGGATTGCCAGCTTTCAGGGTGTAGGCGACTTTTTTTCTGGGTCCTTTGATTCCTTCGGATCCCTAATCAAAAGTAGCTATAACAAACTAGAGTCCTTCGAACGTGTCCGAGAAGAGCGCGACTCTTGTTTGAACGTGATGGAAGAATACCGCCAACTCTCCAAGGATGTGGAGAGGCTGAAAGCTGAGAATGCCATCCTCCGGCAAGAGCTGAACTTTCCACTCCATACTGATTACCCTTCCGTTCGTGCGGAAGTTTTGAGTGTTCGTTTGAATGCGATCTACCGCACCATCATCATCAATAAAGGTTCCGAAGTAGGTATCAAACCTTACATGCCAGTGGTTGCTCGGGCTCTGGACGAAAAAGGGAAATTTACAGAAGCACTTGTCGGTAAAATCATCGCCGTTTCTAAAGGATCTGCTGTCATCCAGCCCATCATCAATTCCAACTTTTCTATGGGGGTTGCCATTCCTGGAACCAATCTTTGGGCCTCTCTCAATGGAAACAGTGGTCGCGGAACCGATGTTTTGTTAGATTACATAGATGCCGGAATTGTGATTGATCCGAAAGCCATCGGAAATTTTCCAATGGGCCCAAACCCGCCACCAACTTCGGCAAGTACAATGTTTACAGAAGGATTTAGTAAAATTGGAAAAGCTGTGTTTAGTTCTGGTGGATCGGGAGTTTTCCCTTCAGGAATTCCAGTGGGAACCATTATCGAAGAAGGTCCAAGAAACGGATCTTTTAAAACAGCCATCTTACGCCCGTTTGTTGAGTTTGATAAACTTTTACATGTAATTGTTTTAAAGAAACAACCAGAAAAGTGGCGTGAAGAATGGCCAGCAGAGAAAACAATTCAAATTGACGGCCCTTACTTTGGAGAAATCGATTTTCCAAAAGAAAAAGATTATAATAAAAAAGAGAAAGAAAAGGATAAAAGGCAAGGAAACTTTCCTTCTACCTTCGGAACTCCCCAATACACAAAACCATCTGTGAATACAAATGTACCTGATTCCTCGCCAACAACCCCATCAGCTCCTTCCAGTCAAGAAGCGCCTAAGGAGGTAACACCATGA
- the rodA gene encoding rod shape-determining protein RodA, with product MADRNTEKLDFFLIFSVVLVAMAGVLTLYTQEANTADGLGRWYKQFTFVFVGLISMWFMSRINYQLIGSYALFIYIFSIVLLVLTLIPGIGYLPSGRGARSWLKLGPITLQASEFSKLATVILLGQYLVLKEKEMHKITVLIIPFIICLVPMLFIILQPDFGTAVSFLPMLFTMLYLGGADILHVGSLLTFGSISLMVPMYLAYSQLTLIQPLIDLLRKDNKTELVSIVNQLQGKIWLILDGKKVSGLTLPGIENPKNLQMIREAAEIVKDEYASLGFKILSNEAFMFGLGGTLALISLVMIFIRIARGSKNLRNYYITIGILGLSILSAIAVHKSIPFRENQVIRLTAFLNPDQFKQGAGYQLRASKPAVGSGKVFGKGLFHGEMTEGRIPHVPESGTDFIFASWAEQTGFFGSVLLLFFLMSIPLRGLQISFESKDRFGSLLAAGIVAMIFFHIAINVGIVIGLLPVTGVPLTFMSYGGSHLVMAMTAVGIILSIKKRKFAN from the coding sequence ATGGCAGATCGCAATACAGAAAAACTCGATTTTTTTCTTATCTTCTCCGTAGTCCTCGTGGCAATGGCAGGAGTTCTCACTCTCTATACACAGGAAGCCAACACGGCAGATGGACTAGGAAGATGGTATAAACAATTCACCTTTGTTTTTGTGGGCCTTATCTCCATGTGGTTTATGTCTAGAATTAACTATCAGTTGATAGGTTCTTACGCCCTATTCATTTATATCTTCTCCATCGTATTACTCGTGCTCACTCTCATTCCGGGCATTGGTTATCTTCCTTCGGGTCGTGGGGCACGTTCTTGGTTAAAACTAGGACCGATCACTCTCCAAGCTTCTGAGTTTTCCAAATTGGCAACGGTAATTTTACTTGGTCAGTATTTGGTTTTAAAAGAAAAGGAAATGCACAAAATAACGGTACTGATCATACCATTTATCATTTGTTTGGTGCCCATGCTTTTCATTATCTTACAACCGGATTTTGGAACAGCGGTGTCCTTTTTACCAATGTTATTCACCATGTTATATTTAGGTGGGGCAGACATTTTGCATGTTGGCTCTCTATTGACCTTTGGCAGTATTTCACTCATGGTTCCCATGTATCTTGCTTATTCTCAATTGACTCTGATTCAACCGCTCATTGATTTACTTCGCAAAGATAACAAAACAGAACTGGTATCCATTGTAAACCAACTCCAAGGAAAAATCTGGCTCATCCTAGATGGAAAAAAAGTATCTGGATTGACCTTACCTGGAATTGAAAACCCAAAAAATTTACAAATGATCAGAGAAGCAGCAGAAATCGTAAAAGATGAATATGCCAGTTTGGGTTTTAAAATTTTATCCAACGAAGCATTTATGTTTGGTCTTGGTGGAACACTCGCGCTCATCAGTTTAGTAATGATTTTTATCCGCATTGCCCGAGGTTCTAAAAATCTTAGAAACTATTATATCACGATTGGAATTTTGGGACTCTCCATCCTCTCTGCCATTGCGGTACATAAATCGATTCCTTTCCGTGAAAACCAAGTCATTCGTCTCACAGCATTTCTAAACCCTGACCAATTCAAACAAGGGGCTGGTTACCAACTCCGAGCCTCCAAACCAGCAGTAGGTTCAGGAAAAGTTTTTGGTAAAGGACTCTTTCATGGTGAAATGACAGAAGGACGAATTCCTCATGTTCCCGAATCGGGAACGGACTTTATCTTTGCTTCCTGGGCAGAACAAACTGGATTTTTTGGCAGTGTACTTCTTTTATTTTTCCTGATGTCCATCCCTCTTCGAGGATTACAAATTAGTTTTGAAAGTAAAGATCGGTTTGGATCTTTACTTGCGGCAGGAATTGTGGCGATGATATTTTTCCATATTGCTATCAATGTGGGAATTGTGATTGGCCTTCTTCCTGTAACAGGTGTTCCACTCACATTTATGAGTTACGGTGGATCGCATTTGGTTATGGCGATGACTGCCGTAGGAATTATTCTTTCGATTAAAAAACGTAAGTTTGCAAACTAA